One Xiphophorus maculatus strain JP 163 A chromosome 9, X_maculatus-5.0-male, whole genome shotgun sequence DNA segment encodes these proteins:
- the LOC102216631 gene encoding SHC-transforming protein 2 isoform X2 → MVSPGVSSSSRSGMNRRTRVEGMWLGGDELHTKGSFIHKPSQGWLHPDKKILGQGASYIVRYMGCIEVLKSMRSLDFNTRTQVTREAINRLCEAVPGGKGAWRKKTPNKALQSVMGKSNLRFAGMNIAVNISVDGLGLLVPTTRQVIAHHPMQSISFASGGDTDTPDYVAYVAKDPVNQRACHILECSDGLAQSVISTIGQAFELQFKQYLHSPPKTMSSVERPVRTEELVWGEDGDASEHDYYNSIPGKEPPVGGVVDSRLRPTGALLGHIHTQPQSKTATQMGSQVRREQGSYPLGQLCYELHWDTETTCGSDGYLCADGQPPGSKDYEEHQYVNTQSLENLESFTHGADGHKGARAHDSPKKDLFDMRPFEDALKLHEACGGAVGSSVLVGSGSQVGGGGVRNVEDQWPSPPRRRAPVAPNEEQLRRETWYHSRMSRRDAEKLLVRDGDFLVRESTTNPGQYVLTGMHCGLPKHLLLVDPEGVVRTKDMLFESISHLITYHLKNELPIVAAESELHLKQAVRRKQ, encoded by the exons ATGGTGAGCCCTGGTGtctccagcagctccaggtCAGGAATGAACCGCAGGACAAGGGTGGAGGGCATGTGGCTGGGGGGAGATGAGCTCCACACCAAGGGCAGCTTCATCCACAAGCCCTCTCAGGGTTGGCTGCACCCAGACAAGAAAATTCTGGGACAAGGAGCTTCTTACATTGTTAGG TATATGGGTTGCATTGAAGTGCTGAAGTCAATGCGCTCCCTGGACTTCAACACACGGACTCAGGTGACAAG GGAAGCCATCAACAGGCTTTGTGAGGCAGTGCCTGGTGGAAAAGGGGCTTGGAGGAAAAAG aCCCCAAATAAAGCTCTACAGTCAGTCATGGGAAAGAGTAACCTGCGATTTGCAGGCATGAACATCGCTGTCAACATTTCTGTAGATGGCCTTGGACTTCTCGTCCCAACTACACGACAG GTGATTGCACACCATCCCATGCAGTCCATCTCATTTGCCTCTGGAGGAGACACA GACACACCAGATTATGTTGCATATGTAGCCAAAGATCCAGTAAATCAAAGAG CATGTCACATCCTGGAGTGTTCGGATGGCTTAGCCCAGAGTGTCATCAGTACCATTGGCCAGGCTTTTGAGCTGCAGTTCAAACAGTATCTACACAGCCCTCCTAAAACCATGTCATCTGTTGAGAG GCCTGTCAGGACAGAGGAGCTGGTGTGGGGGGAGGACGGAGATGCATCAGAGCATGATTACTACAACAGCATCCCTGGGAAGGAGCCGCCTGTTGGGGGAGTCGTGGACTCTAGGCTGAGGCCCACTGGGGCCCTGCTGGGTCACATCCACACCCAGCCACAGAGCAAAACTGCAACTCAG ATGGGCTCACAGGTCAGGAGAGAGCAGGGATCTTATCCACTCGGTCAACTCTGTTATGAGCTTCATTGGGACACTGAGACGACCTGTGGCTCAG ATGGTTACTTGTGTGCTGATGGTCAGCCTCCAGGCAGCAAGGACTATGAAGAACACCAGTATGTAAATACACAAAGTTTGGAAAACCTTGAATCTTTTACGCATGGAGCAGATGGACATAAAGGGGCTAGAGCACATGATAGTCCCAAAAAGGACCTCTTTGATATGA GACCCTTCGAGGATGCCCTAAAGCTCCATGAGGCATGTGGAGGAGCTGTTGGGTCCAGTGTATTAGTGGGTTCTGGTTCTCAGGTTGGAGGTGGGGGTGTTCGAAACGTAGAGGATCAGTGGCCTAGCCCGCCGAGACGCAGAGCCCCTGTGGCCCCAAACGAGGAGCAACTACGCAGGGAAACGTGGTACCACAGTCGCATGAGCCGGAGAGACGCAGAGAAACTCCTGGTTCGAGATGGGGACTTCCTGGTCCGTGAGAGCACCACCAACCCTGGTCAGTACGTGCTAACAGGCATGCACTGTGGCCTGCCCAAACACCTGCTGCTAGTGGACCCGGAAGGCGTA GTCCGAACTAAAGACATGTTGTTTGAGAGTATAAGCCATCTTATAACGTACCACTTGAAGAACGAGCTGCCAATTGTTGCAGCGGAAAGTGAGCTTCATCTTAAACAAGCTGTCCGGAGGAAACAGTGA
- the LOC102216631 gene encoding SHC-transforming protein 2 isoform X1: protein MLLKPKYDRFRNESVTSSDDLMQSLAMSSKVVATPGVSSSAQSLPLPPLPPLDPSARSSSSVGAAALADSPCLDGEQEATTTFCMLIPKMPQWKFSNSLLSRSPSSSSSSKDSTKTASSQASSSSPSNRTSGASPASGPVASLAAVLNSCDPVCVTPCSLQAIRGQRAVAQAAASGGPAGHGFGVAAEVMVSPGVSSSSRSGMNRRTRVEGMWLGGDELHTKGSFIHKPSQGWLHPDKKILGQGASYIVRYMGCIEVLKSMRSLDFNTRTQVTREAINRLCEAVPGGKGAWRKKTPNKALQSVMGKSNLRFAGMNIAVNISVDGLGLLVPTTRQVIAHHPMQSISFASGGDTDTPDYVAYVAKDPVNQRACHILECSDGLAQSVISTIGQAFELQFKQYLHSPPKTMSSVERPVRTEELVWGEDGDASEHDYYNSIPGKEPPVGGVVDSRLRPTGALLGHIHTQPQSKTATQMGSQVRREQGSYPLGQLCYELHWDTETTCGSDGYLCADGQPPGSKDYEEHQYVNTQSLENLESFTHGADGHKGARAHDSPKKDLFDMRPFEDALKLHEACGGAVGSSVLVGSGSQVGGGGVRNVEDQWPSPPRRRAPVAPNEEQLRRETWYHSRMSRRDAEKLLVRDGDFLVRESTTNPGQYVLTGMHCGLPKHLLLVDPEGVVRTKDMLFESISHLITYHLKNELPIVAAESELHLKQAVRRKQ from the exons ATGCTCCTTAAGCCAAAGTATGACCGCTTTCGCAACGAGTCTGTAACCTCCTCTGACGACCTGATGCAGAGCTTAGCCATGAGCAGCAAAGTCGTGGCCACACCGGGGGTCTCCTCCTCCGCACAGAGTCTCCCCCTGCCTCCTTTGCCTCCTCTGGATCCCAGCGCCAGGTCCTCCTCCTCGGTTGGGGCCGCAGCCCTGGCAGACTCCCCCTGCCTGGATGGGGAGCAGGAGGCCACCACAACCTTCTGCATGCTCATCCCCAAGATGCCCCAGTGGAAGTTCTCCAACTCCTTGCTCAGCAGAAGCCCATCCAGCTCCAGCTCTAGCAAGGACTCAACCAAGACAGCTTCTTCTCAGgcctcatcttcatcaccatCAAACAGGACCAGTGGGGCGAGCCCAGCCAGCGGCCCCGTGGCCAGCCTTGCAGCCGTACTTAACTCCTGTGACCCTGTCTGTGTCACCCCCTGTTCCCTGCAGGCTATCCGAGGGCAGCGGGCCGTAGCACAAGCTGCAGCCTCTGGAGGTCCAGCAGGACATGGATTTGGGGTCGCAGCAGAGGTCATGGTGAGCCCTGGTGtctccagcagctccaggtCAGGAATGAACCGCAGGACAAGGGTGGAGGGCATGTGGCTGGGGGGAGATGAGCTCCACACCAAGGGCAGCTTCATCCACAAGCCCTCTCAGGGTTGGCTGCACCCAGACAAGAAAATTCTGGGACAAGGAGCTTCTTACATTGTTAGG TATATGGGTTGCATTGAAGTGCTGAAGTCAATGCGCTCCCTGGACTTCAACACACGGACTCAGGTGACAAG GGAAGCCATCAACAGGCTTTGTGAGGCAGTGCCTGGTGGAAAAGGGGCTTGGAGGAAAAAG aCCCCAAATAAAGCTCTACAGTCAGTCATGGGAAAGAGTAACCTGCGATTTGCAGGCATGAACATCGCTGTCAACATTTCTGTAGATGGCCTTGGACTTCTCGTCCCAACTACACGACAG GTGATTGCACACCATCCCATGCAGTCCATCTCATTTGCCTCTGGAGGAGACACA GACACACCAGATTATGTTGCATATGTAGCCAAAGATCCAGTAAATCAAAGAG CATGTCACATCCTGGAGTGTTCGGATGGCTTAGCCCAGAGTGTCATCAGTACCATTGGCCAGGCTTTTGAGCTGCAGTTCAAACAGTATCTACACAGCCCTCCTAAAACCATGTCATCTGTTGAGAG GCCTGTCAGGACAGAGGAGCTGGTGTGGGGGGAGGACGGAGATGCATCAGAGCATGATTACTACAACAGCATCCCTGGGAAGGAGCCGCCTGTTGGGGGAGTCGTGGACTCTAGGCTGAGGCCCACTGGGGCCCTGCTGGGTCACATCCACACCCAGCCACAGAGCAAAACTGCAACTCAG ATGGGCTCACAGGTCAGGAGAGAGCAGGGATCTTATCCACTCGGTCAACTCTGTTATGAGCTTCATTGGGACACTGAGACGACCTGTGGCTCAG ATGGTTACTTGTGTGCTGATGGTCAGCCTCCAGGCAGCAAGGACTATGAAGAACACCAGTATGTAAATACACAAAGTTTGGAAAACCTTGAATCTTTTACGCATGGAGCAGATGGACATAAAGGGGCTAGAGCACATGATAGTCCCAAAAAGGACCTCTTTGATATGA GACCCTTCGAGGATGCCCTAAAGCTCCATGAGGCATGTGGAGGAGCTGTTGGGTCCAGTGTATTAGTGGGTTCTGGTTCTCAGGTTGGAGGTGGGGGTGTTCGAAACGTAGAGGATCAGTGGCCTAGCCCGCCGAGACGCAGAGCCCCTGTGGCCCCAAACGAGGAGCAACTACGCAGGGAAACGTGGTACCACAGTCGCATGAGCCGGAGAGACGCAGAGAAACTCCTGGTTCGAGATGGGGACTTCCTGGTCCGTGAGAGCACCACCAACCCTGGTCAGTACGTGCTAACAGGCATGCACTGTGGCCTGCCCAAACACCTGCTGCTAGTGGACCCGGAAGGCGTA GTCCGAACTAAAGACATGTTGTTTGAGAGTATAAGCCATCTTATAACGTACCACTTGAAGAACGAGCTGCCAATTGTTGCAGCGGAAAGTGAGCTTCATCTTAAACAAGCTGTCCGGAGGAAACAGTGA